CGGCTACAGAGGTGGATGCGGCCATCTCCTGGTATGCTTTTCTGTCATCTTCCCGCTCAATCTTCAGTAACTCAAGCAGCTTTTTAAAATAATCCATGGCGCAAAGGTACGGCAATAATGTGTCCGGGCGGCGGCGGTGCATGTGTAAATTGGTCTGGTTGCACTGAAGATGAGATGTGGCATTACCTGCATGACGACCAAAGGCCGCACGCGGTAAGCGCACGGCCTTTACCTGTCAGGGTTGCTTTAATCTGCTGATAATGTTCGTCGTATAACTGACATCCTTCGTAATATTCCCGCTCTGATCTTTGTTATGATAACTACACCCGAATATAAACTCCATCATACCACTTCCAGCAAAGGACGTTCTTAGTGTATCTGCTATTTTTAACTCCTCGCCGGCAGGCGTCTGCTGACCGGCAGTGATCGCGCAACCGGCCCCTACACCGATCAGTACGTTCTGCGGATGACCGATAGCATCGCTATATGATTTGATAATACTTCTCACCTGTGCGGCTTTATTCCAGTAGGACATCGTCTGTACATAATCCAGGTATTGCCTGGAACGTTTGATCTGCGCAGCGTTATAGCTATTGTAATCCACTACTGATAAGATCCTGCCGGTATTAGACGCGGGGCCAGCATACTTACTCAATGCAATGATGCCACTGTCTATTACGGCAGATCTGCCAGTGCTATATTCCAGGTCGAGGTCTACACCATCCAGTTTCCATAAAGTGAGTGAGTCATTTACAACTTTCGCCATAGAGTCAGCCGCTGCTTTAGACAATTTCACCAACGACCCTGCGAAGGAAGTCGCCACGATCCGGATGCCCCGTTGCTGTAATGCATGTGCTTTGGTCAGTACATCATTCCATTCATTCTGGCCAGATACGCCTCTGTGTTCAAATTCCCATCCACCTTCCGGGGTTCTGCCGATCCCGAGTGTGAAGATATTCACAACGTCCACACCGTCGGGCATGGCATCCAGCGGACCAACACCGGACCGGTCATAGCAGCAGCCTCCCCAGTATACTACCATTACCGGACGTTTGGTCAGTGGTTTACCATAGAAGGGAGAGGTTTCTTCATGATGTGCGGTGTCTTCACCCGGACCCGGGTCAGGCTGCCGGGGAGTATGATCTTTCTTACAGGAATGGGCAATGGTCAGTAAGGCGCCTGCACAGGCGAACAGTAACGTGTACTTGAATAGCGATCGCAATCTGGTTTTCATGTGTGTAACCGGGTCGTTTTAAACGTTTTAAAATGGAATTGGTCGTCAGCAAAAGACGACATAGACAAGCCATTCCCGTGTACCAGGAAGTGTTGATAAATGAAGCAGGATGTGCGGGAAGGAGCGTATGAAGTGGCTGCTGACAGCAATACTAAACGCAGGAAAGAAGATATTCGTATAAGTCAGTATACCTCCACCAATCATTTACCTGACATGATATAGACTGACGCACACAGCTACACTGAACATTTCCAGACTGGTACGGGGGGCAT
The DNA window shown above is from Chitinophaga agri and carries:
- a CDS encoding EndoS/ChiA family endoglycosidase codes for the protein MKTRLRSLFKYTLLFACAGALLTIAHSCKKDHTPRQPDPGPGEDTAHHEETSPFYGKPLTKRPVMVVYWGGCCYDRSGVGPLDAMPDGVDVVNIFTLGIGRTPEGGWEFEHRGVSGQNEWNDVLTKAHALQQRGIRIVATSFAGSLVKLSKAAADSMAKVVNDSLTLWKLDGVDLDLEYSTGRSAVIDSGIIALSKYAGPASNTGRILSVVDYNSYNAAQIKRSRQYLDYVQTMSYWNKAAQVRSIIKSYSDAIGHPQNVLIGVGAGCAITAGQQTPAGEELKIADTLRTSFAGSGMMEFIFGCSYHNKDQSGNITKDVSYTTNIISRLKQP